The Alosa sapidissima isolate fAloSap1 chromosome 16, fAloSap1.pri, whole genome shotgun sequence genome has a segment encoding these proteins:
- the dld gene encoding delta-like protein D isoform X2 yields the protein MGHQSILIAAILCVLTCQGFCSGVFELKLQEFLNKKGVTGNTNCCKGGTASSLQQCECKTFFRICLKHYQTNVSPEPPCTYGGAVTPVLGSNSFQVPEMTSKDSFTNPIRFSFGFTWPGTFSLIIEALHTDSIDDLSTEHPERLISRMTTQRHLTVGEGWSQDLQIGGRTELKYSYRFLCDEHYYGEGCSVFCRPRDDAFGHFTCGERGEIICNSGWKGQYCTEPICLPGCDEEHGFCDKPDECKCRVGFSGKYCDDCIRYPGCLHGTCQQPWQCNCQEGWGGLFCNQDLNYCTHHKPCMNGATCTNTGQGSYTCTCKPGFTGDNCEIEVNECSDSPCRNGGSCTDMENTYTCACPPGYYGKNCELSAMDCADGPCFNEGRCVNNPDGGYYCQCPASYAGFNCEKKIDHCSSNPCSNGAQCLDLVDSYLCQCPDGYVGDNCNDNVDECAGFPCQNGGSCQDGLNDYTCTCPPGYTGKNCTHPVSRCAHNPCHNGATCHEREGRYICACVPGYGGRNCQFLLPETNGQPVVEGHDRRYSEGGDDGEEQTDYFPWMAVCAGIILVLLLLLGSAILVAFVRVKLQRRSQLLEARSERETMNNLANNCSRDKDLSVSVSVLGPTQVKNTNKKVDFHSDNSAGLGGNSEKNGYKSRYLSVDYNLVHELKQDEACGKDDLEKGDPKCEAKGDSKCEAMCEAACEAACEPLDCDLDEKRRNRLKSDASEKKRPDSSCKDTKYQSVYVISDEKDECIIATEV from the exons ATGGGACACCAGTCAATTCTGATAGCTGCCATCCTTTGTGTGTTGACATGCCAG GGGTTCTGCTCTGGGGTATTCGAACTGAAGTTGCAAGAGTTTCTCAACAAGAAAGGAGTGACGGGAAATACGAACTGCTGCAAAGGGGGGACCGCATCAAGCCTCCAGCAGTGTGAATGCAAAACTTTTTTTAGGATCTGTTTGAAGCACTACCAGACAAATGTATCGCCGGAACCTCCATGCACCTACGGAGGTGCGGTTACCCCTGTGTTAGGATCCAACTCCTTCCAAGTTCCCGAGATGACGTCTAAGGATTCATTCACCAATCCAATACGATTCTCCTTTGGCTTTACTTGGCCG GGGACTTTCTCGCTGATTATTGAAGCGCTTCACACAGATTCCATCGATGATCTTTCAACAG AACACCCAGAACGTCTCATCAGTCGGATGACAACACAGAGGCACCTCAcagtgggggaggggtggtCTCAGGATTTACAAATTGGTGGAAGGACGGAGCTGAAATACTCCTACAGATTTCTGTGTGATGAACATTACTACGGCGAGGGCTGCTCTGTCTTCTGCCGCCCCCGAGATGATGCCTTTGGACATTTCACCTGTGGCGAGCGTGGAGAGATCATCTGCAACTCTGGATGGAAAGGCCAATACTGCACAGAGC CAATCTGCCTCCCTGGATGTGACGAGGAACATGGGTTTTGTGACAAGCCAGATGAATGCAA GTGCAGAGTTGGCTTCAGTGGAAAGTACTGTGATGACTGCATCCGTTATCCAGGATGCCTTCACGGCACCTGCCAGCAGCCTTGGCAGTGCAACTGCCAGGAAGGCTGGGGGGGACTGTTTTGCAACCAAG ATTTGAACTACTGCACTCACCACAAACCATGCATGAATGGAGCAACTTGTACCAACACTGGGCAGGGCAGCTATACCTGTACCTGCAAGCCTGGCTTCACTGGGGACAACTGTGAGATTGAGGTCAACGAGTGTTCAGACAGTCCCTGCAGAAATGGGGGAAGCTGCACT GATATGGAGAACACCTACACCTGTGCTTGTCCTCCTGGATACTATGGCAAGAACTGTGAGTTGAGCGCTATGGACTGTGCTGATGGGCCATGTTTCAATGAGGGTCGCTGCGTCAACAACCCAGATGGAGGATACTATTGCCAGTGTCCAGCAAGTTATGCTGGTTTCAACTGTGAGAAGAAAATTGACCACTGCAGCTCCAACCCCTGCTCGAATG GTGCTCAGTGTTTGGACCTGGTGGATTCCTACCTGTGCCAATGTCCGGATGGTTACGTGGGAGACAACTGTAACGACAATGTTGACGAGTGTGCCGGCTTCCCATGTCAGAATGGTGGCTCCTGCCAGGATGGACTCAACGACTACACCTGCACGTGTCCTCCTGGCTACACTGGAAAAAACTGCACCCACCCAGTGAGCAGGTGTGCCCATAACCCCTGCCACAACGGTGCCACTTGCCATGAGAGGGAGGGGCGCTAcatctgtgcgtgcgtgcctggaTACGGAGGGCGCAACTGCCAGTTTCTTCTCCCCGAGACCAACGGACAGCCTGTCGTTGAAGGGCATGACAGGCGCTACTCCGAGGGGGGTGATGACGGAGAGGAGCAGACCGATTACTTCCCTTGGATGGCGGTGTGCGCAGGGATTatactggtgctgctgctgctgctgggcagTGCCATTCTGGTGGCGTTTGTGCGGGTCAAGCTCCAGCGGCGGAGCCAGCTGTTAGAGGCccgcagtgagagagagaccatgaaCAACCTGGCCAACAACTGCAGCCGTGACAAGGACCTGTCGGTGAGCGTCAGTGTCCTCGGCCCAACCCAGGTGAAGAACACCAACAAGAAGGTGGACTTTCACAGCGACAACTCGGCTGGCCTCGGGGGCAACTCGGAAAAGAACGGCTACAAGTCGCGCTACCTGTCTGTGGATTACAATCTGGTGCACGAGCTGAAGCAGGATGAGGCATGCGGGAAAGACGACCTGGAAAAAGGCGACCCAAAATGTGAAGCTAAAGGCGACTCCAAGTGCGAGGCCATGTGTGAGGCTGCATGTGAGGCTGCGTGCGAACCACTGGACTGTGACTTAGACGAGAAACGCAGAAATCGCTTAAAGAG TGATGCCTCAGAAAAGAAACGTCCAGATTCATCGTGCAAGGACACAAAGTATCAGTCCGTGTACGTGATATCAGATGAAAAAGATGAATGTATTATTGCAACTGAG GTGTAA
- the dld gene encoding delta-like protein D isoform X1 encodes MGHQSILIAAILCVLTCQGFCSGVFELKLQEFLNKKGVTGNTNCCKGGTASSLQQCECKTFFRICLKHYQTNVSPEPPCTYGGAVTPVLGSNSFQVPEMTSKDSFTNPIRFSFGFTWPGTFSLIIEALHTDSIDDLSTEHPERLISRMTTQRHLTVGEGWSQDLQIGGRTELKYSYRFLCDEHYYGEGCSVFCRPRDDAFGHFTCGERGEIICNSGWKGQYCTEPICLPGCDEEHGFCDKPDECKCRVGFSGKYCDDCIRYPGCLHGTCQQPWQCNCQEGWGGLFCNQDLNYCTHHKPCMNGATCTNTGQGSYTCTCKPGFTGDNCEIEVNECSDSPCRNGGSCTDMENTYTCACPPGYYGKNCELSAMDCADGPCFNEGRCVNNPDGGYYCQCPASYAGFNCEKKIDHCSSNPCSNGAQCLDLVDSYLCQCPDGYVGDNCNDNVDECAGFPCQNGGSCQDGLNDYTCTCPPGYTGKNCTHPVSRCAHNPCHNGATCHEREGRYICACVPGYGGRNCQFLLPETNGQPVVEGHDRRYSEGGDDGEEQTDYFPWMAVCAGIILVLLLLLGSAILVAFVRVKLQRRSQLLEARSERETMNNLANNCSRDKDLSVSVSVLGPTQVKNTNKKVDFHSDNSAGLGGNSEKNGYKSRYLSVDYNLVHELKQDEACGKDDLEKGDPKCEAKGDSKCEAMCEAACEAACEPLDCDLDEKRRNRLKSDASEKKRPDSSCKDTKYQSVYVISDEKDECIIATEVS; translated from the exons ATGGGACACCAGTCAATTCTGATAGCTGCCATCCTTTGTGTGTTGACATGCCAG GGGTTCTGCTCTGGGGTATTCGAACTGAAGTTGCAAGAGTTTCTCAACAAGAAAGGAGTGACGGGAAATACGAACTGCTGCAAAGGGGGGACCGCATCAAGCCTCCAGCAGTGTGAATGCAAAACTTTTTTTAGGATCTGTTTGAAGCACTACCAGACAAATGTATCGCCGGAACCTCCATGCACCTACGGAGGTGCGGTTACCCCTGTGTTAGGATCCAACTCCTTCCAAGTTCCCGAGATGACGTCTAAGGATTCATTCACCAATCCAATACGATTCTCCTTTGGCTTTACTTGGCCG GGGACTTTCTCGCTGATTATTGAAGCGCTTCACACAGATTCCATCGATGATCTTTCAACAG AACACCCAGAACGTCTCATCAGTCGGATGACAACACAGAGGCACCTCAcagtgggggaggggtggtCTCAGGATTTACAAATTGGTGGAAGGACGGAGCTGAAATACTCCTACAGATTTCTGTGTGATGAACATTACTACGGCGAGGGCTGCTCTGTCTTCTGCCGCCCCCGAGATGATGCCTTTGGACATTTCACCTGTGGCGAGCGTGGAGAGATCATCTGCAACTCTGGATGGAAAGGCCAATACTGCACAGAGC CAATCTGCCTCCCTGGATGTGACGAGGAACATGGGTTTTGTGACAAGCCAGATGAATGCAA GTGCAGAGTTGGCTTCAGTGGAAAGTACTGTGATGACTGCATCCGTTATCCAGGATGCCTTCACGGCACCTGCCAGCAGCCTTGGCAGTGCAACTGCCAGGAAGGCTGGGGGGGACTGTTTTGCAACCAAG ATTTGAACTACTGCACTCACCACAAACCATGCATGAATGGAGCAACTTGTACCAACACTGGGCAGGGCAGCTATACCTGTACCTGCAAGCCTGGCTTCACTGGGGACAACTGTGAGATTGAGGTCAACGAGTGTTCAGACAGTCCCTGCAGAAATGGGGGAAGCTGCACT GATATGGAGAACACCTACACCTGTGCTTGTCCTCCTGGATACTATGGCAAGAACTGTGAGTTGAGCGCTATGGACTGTGCTGATGGGCCATGTTTCAATGAGGGTCGCTGCGTCAACAACCCAGATGGAGGATACTATTGCCAGTGTCCAGCAAGTTATGCTGGTTTCAACTGTGAGAAGAAAATTGACCACTGCAGCTCCAACCCCTGCTCGAATG GTGCTCAGTGTTTGGACCTGGTGGATTCCTACCTGTGCCAATGTCCGGATGGTTACGTGGGAGACAACTGTAACGACAATGTTGACGAGTGTGCCGGCTTCCCATGTCAGAATGGTGGCTCCTGCCAGGATGGACTCAACGACTACACCTGCACGTGTCCTCCTGGCTACACTGGAAAAAACTGCACCCACCCAGTGAGCAGGTGTGCCCATAACCCCTGCCACAACGGTGCCACTTGCCATGAGAGGGAGGGGCGCTAcatctgtgcgtgcgtgcctggaTACGGAGGGCGCAACTGCCAGTTTCTTCTCCCCGAGACCAACGGACAGCCTGTCGTTGAAGGGCATGACAGGCGCTACTCCGAGGGGGGTGATGACGGAGAGGAGCAGACCGATTACTTCCCTTGGATGGCGGTGTGCGCAGGGATTatactggtgctgctgctgctgctgggcagTGCCATTCTGGTGGCGTTTGTGCGGGTCAAGCTCCAGCGGCGGAGCCAGCTGTTAGAGGCccgcagtgagagagagaccatgaaCAACCTGGCCAACAACTGCAGCCGTGACAAGGACCTGTCGGTGAGCGTCAGTGTCCTCGGCCCAACCCAGGTGAAGAACACCAACAAGAAGGTGGACTTTCACAGCGACAACTCGGCTGGCCTCGGGGGCAACTCGGAAAAGAACGGCTACAAGTCGCGCTACCTGTCTGTGGATTACAATCTGGTGCACGAGCTGAAGCAGGATGAGGCATGCGGGAAAGACGACCTGGAAAAAGGCGACCCAAAATGTGAAGCTAAAGGCGACTCCAAGTGCGAGGCCATGTGTGAGGCTGCATGTGAGGCTGCGTGCGAACCACTGGACTGTGACTTAGACGAGAAACGCAGAAATCGCTTAAAGAG TGATGCCTCAGAAAAGAAACGTCCAGATTCATCGTGCAAGGACACAAAGTATCAGTCCGTGTACGTGATATCAGATGAAAAAGATGAATGTATTATTGCAACTGAGGTGAGTTGA
- the fam120b gene encoding constitutive coactivator of peroxisome proliferator-activated receptor gamma isoform X1 has protein sequence MGVQGLNHFMEDCCPETCIKVDLKKMAVDHMNEYPGSSPTLVVDGMACVRQWYSCQAWVHGGQWKEYLHILNEFVSAFSAAGIRLVFYFDGVVEERKRAEWVRRRLRSNKDIAKLFDVIKGHGQQPGRDMFTLPSGLATFSRFALKSLGQETKCSTREGDYEIASYANNQNCMGILGQDSDYVIYDTVPYLSASKLCLQSMTTVLFSRERLCHALGLEKTDLPLMACLLGNDVVPDTCIRHIRYRLVNEYRSRHGRRQGEKVLAVADFISNYHPLRDGSEGIASLSLPVGDKHLLENGMHSYLLPGQRFPWTNQKLCDAYTICAMEKFVDADILQAAKEKHSRAECFMLYNILYDGVVECSNTLEDEENIELPSQASVFEPVRESIYGLLLPTQPGHAVPVPVVKEWFVFPGNTLKEPKLVSPKQFSDSEIKMDLRDLWFRKDTEVRPQQFSTFLALLGLKEYAEVLDSLEVPLVVVLCLVTYIVLQVTHLSLEDVDAYLSQAVCVRLKTYTDLCHTKVPCVDARAVQLGSLFVRGLTYMVAANSACGSPLSMEDLMPWRMFDGLLFHQKYLLAQSGRATEELLEGNSSWISQFYSLRELVLDTCRKRGRTIQAAPRRTQQELERSVNQEACYWGDSTPRHCGSSLHSNRPHGRGTGAYMQGCGSRSSARRPERRRYRLAPRWPQNNPRPYCP, from the exons ATGGGTGTCCAGGGACTTAACCACTTCATGGAGGACTGTTGCCCGGAGACATGCATAAAAGTGGACTTAAAAAAGATGGCAGTGGATCATATGAACGAATACCCAGGCAGCAGTCCCACACTGGTAGTTGATGGAATGGCATGTGTGAGACAGTGGTACAGCTGTCAAGCATGGGTTCACGGAGGACAGTGGAAAGAGTACTTGCACATTTTGAATGAGTTTGTGTCTGCATTCTCTGCAGCAGGTATTAGGCTGGTGTTTTACTTTGACGGGGTAGTGGAGGAACGCAAGCGAGCCGAATGGGTACGACGCCGGCTCAGGTCAAACAAGGACATTGCTAAGTTATTCGATGTCATTAAGGGCCATGGCCAGCAGCCTGGCAGGGACATGTTCACTCTCCCGTCCGGCCTGGCCACCTTCTCCCGGTTTGCCCTCAAGTCACTGGGACAAGAGACCAAGTGCTCCACCCGAGAAGGTGACTATGAAATCGCCAGCTATGCCAACAATCAGAACTGCATGGGCATTCTTGGTCAGGACTCAGACTATGTCATATATGATACTGTCCCGTACCTGTCAGCGAGTAAGCTGTGTTTGCAGAGCATGACCACTGTGCTGTTTTCCAGAGAAAGGCTGTGCCATGCTCTGGGGCTGGAGAAAACAGACCTCCCACTGATGGCTTGTCTTTTGGGGAATGATGTAGTTCCAGACACTTGTATTAGGCACATCCGATACAGATTGGTAAATGAGTATCGCAGCAGACATGGGCGACGTCAAGGGGAAAAGGTCCTTGCTGTTGCTGATTTCATTAGCAATTATCATCCCCTCAGAGATGGGTCTGAGGGCATTGCCTCTCTATCACTTCCGGTTGGAGACAAACATCTCCTGGAAAATGGAATGCACTCCTATTTGCTTCCAGGTCAAAGATTCCCATGGACAAACCAAAAGTTGTGTGATGCTTATACAATCTGTGCAATGGAGAAGTTTGTTGATGCGGATATATTGCAG GCTGCCAAAGAGAAGCATTCAAGAGCTGAGTGCTTTATGCTATATAATATCCTGTATGATGGAGTTGTTGAATGCAGCAACACTCTTGAAGATGAAGAGAACATCGAACTCCCCTCTCAGGCCTCTGTGTTTGAGCCTGTCAGAGAGAGTATATATGGCCTTCTTCTCCCAACACAACCAG GTCATGCTGTGCCGGTGCCTGTAGTGAAGGAGTGGTTTGTCTTTCctggaaacacactgaaggAGCCCAAACTGGTGTCACCTAAGCAGTTCAGTGATTCAG AAATAAAAATGGATTTAAGAGACCTGTGGTTTAGGAAAGACACCGAAGTAAGACCTCAGCAGTTTTCTACTTTCCTTGCTCTTCTTGGCCTAAAGGAGTATGCTGAGGTGTTGGATAGCCTTGAAGTCCCACTCGTGGTTGTCCTGTGCCTGGTCACATACATTGTCCTACAG GTGACACACCTCTCTTTGGAAGATGTAGATGCTTATCTAAGCCAGGCCGTCTGTGTCAGATTGAAGACGTACACAGACTTGTGCCATACAAAG GTTCCATGTGTGGACGCCAGGGCTGTTCAGCTGGGCTCCCTGTTTGTGCGGGGGCTCACCTACATGGTGGCAGCCAACAGTGCCTGTGGCTCTCCCCTCAGCATGGAGGACCTGATGCCCTGGAGGATGTTTGATGGCCTGCTCTTTCACCAAAAGTATCTGCTGGCACAGTCTGGACGGGCCACTGAGGAACTCCTGGAGGGCAAT AGCTCCTGGATCTCACAGTTCTACTCTCTCAGAGAGCTGGTTCTTGATACCTGCAGGAAACGTGGTAGAACAATACAGGCAGCTCCAAGGAGAACTCAGCAAGAACTTG AGAGGTCTGTGAACCAGGAAGCATGCTATTGGGGAGACAGTACCCCAAGGCATTGTGGGTCTTCACTGCACAGCAATAGGCCACATGGCAGAGGGACTGGAGCCTACATGCAAG GTTGTGGATCTCGATCAAGTGCACGCCGTCCGGAAAGGAGGAGATATCGGTTAGCTCCAAG ATGGCCCCAGAATAACCCCAGGCCCTACTGCCCATGA
- the fam120b gene encoding constitutive coactivator of peroxisome proliferator-activated receptor gamma isoform X2, which yields MFTLPSGLATFSRFALKSLGQETKCSTREGDYEIASYANNQNCMGILGQDSDYVIYDTVPYLSASKLCLQSMTTVLFSRERLCHALGLEKTDLPLMACLLGNDVVPDTCIRHIRYRLVNEYRSRHGRRQGEKVLAVADFISNYHPLRDGSEGIASLSLPVGDKHLLENGMHSYLLPGQRFPWTNQKLCDAYTICAMEKFVDADILQAAKEKHSRAECFMLYNILYDGVVECSNTLEDEENIELPSQASVFEPVRESIYGLLLPTQPGHAVPVPVVKEWFVFPGNTLKEPKLVSPKQFSDSEIKMDLRDLWFRKDTEVRPQQFSTFLALLGLKEYAEVLDSLEVPLVVVLCLVTYIVLQVTHLSLEDVDAYLSQAVCVRLKTYTDLCHTKVPCVDARAVQLGSLFVRGLTYMVAANSACGSPLSMEDLMPWRMFDGLLFHQKYLLAQSGRATEELLEGNSSWISQFYSLRELVLDTCRKRGRTIQAAPRRTQQELERSVNQEACYWGDSTPRHCGSSLHSNRPHGRGTGAYMQGCGSRSSARRPERRRYRLAPRWPQNNPRPYCP from the exons ATGTTCACTCTCCCGTCCGGCCTGGCCACCTTCTCCCGGTTTGCCCTCAAGTCACTGGGACAAGAGACCAAGTGCTCCACCCGAGAAGGTGACTATGAAATCGCCAGCTATGCCAACAATCAGAACTGCATGGGCATTCTTGGTCAGGACTCAGACTATGTCATATATGATACTGTCCCGTACCTGTCAGCGAGTAAGCTGTGTTTGCAGAGCATGACCACTGTGCTGTTTTCCAGAGAAAGGCTGTGCCATGCTCTGGGGCTGGAGAAAACAGACCTCCCACTGATGGCTTGTCTTTTGGGGAATGATGTAGTTCCAGACACTTGTATTAGGCACATCCGATACAGATTGGTAAATGAGTATCGCAGCAGACATGGGCGACGTCAAGGGGAAAAGGTCCTTGCTGTTGCTGATTTCATTAGCAATTATCATCCCCTCAGAGATGGGTCTGAGGGCATTGCCTCTCTATCACTTCCGGTTGGAGACAAACATCTCCTGGAAAATGGAATGCACTCCTATTTGCTTCCAGGTCAAAGATTCCCATGGACAAACCAAAAGTTGTGTGATGCTTATACAATCTGTGCAATGGAGAAGTTTGTTGATGCGGATATATTGCAG GCTGCCAAAGAGAAGCATTCAAGAGCTGAGTGCTTTATGCTATATAATATCCTGTATGATGGAGTTGTTGAATGCAGCAACACTCTTGAAGATGAAGAGAACATCGAACTCCCCTCTCAGGCCTCTGTGTTTGAGCCTGTCAGAGAGAGTATATATGGCCTTCTTCTCCCAACACAACCAG GTCATGCTGTGCCGGTGCCTGTAGTGAAGGAGTGGTTTGTCTTTCctggaaacacactgaaggAGCCCAAACTGGTGTCACCTAAGCAGTTCAGTGATTCAG AAATAAAAATGGATTTAAGAGACCTGTGGTTTAGGAAAGACACCGAAGTAAGACCTCAGCAGTTTTCTACTTTCCTTGCTCTTCTTGGCCTAAAGGAGTATGCTGAGGTGTTGGATAGCCTTGAAGTCCCACTCGTGGTTGTCCTGTGCCTGGTCACATACATTGTCCTACAG GTGACACACCTCTCTTTGGAAGATGTAGATGCTTATCTAAGCCAGGCCGTCTGTGTCAGATTGAAGACGTACACAGACTTGTGCCATACAAAG GTTCCATGTGTGGACGCCAGGGCTGTTCAGCTGGGCTCCCTGTTTGTGCGGGGGCTCACCTACATGGTGGCAGCCAACAGTGCCTGTGGCTCTCCCCTCAGCATGGAGGACCTGATGCCCTGGAGGATGTTTGATGGCCTGCTCTTTCACCAAAAGTATCTGCTGGCACAGTCTGGACGGGCCACTGAGGAACTCCTGGAGGGCAAT AGCTCCTGGATCTCACAGTTCTACTCTCTCAGAGAGCTGGTTCTTGATACCTGCAGGAAACGTGGTAGAACAATACAGGCAGCTCCAAGGAGAACTCAGCAAGAACTTG AGAGGTCTGTGAACCAGGAAGCATGCTATTGGGGAGACAGTACCCCAAGGCATTGTGGGTCTTCACTGCACAGCAATAGGCCACATGGCAGAGGGACTGGAGCCTACATGCAAG GTTGTGGATCTCGATCAAGTGCACGCCGTCCGGAAAGGAGGAGATATCGGTTAGCTCCAAG ATGGCCCCAGAATAACCCCAGGCCCTACTGCCCATGA